A single Tenacibaculum sp. Bg11-29 DNA region contains:
- the kdsB gene encoding 3-deoxy-manno-octulosonate cytidylyltransferase: MKIIAMIPARYEASRFPGKLMKDLGGKPVILRTYKAAVDANLFDEVYVVTDSDVIYKTITAEGGKVLKSVKAHECGSDRIAEAVEDLDVDIVVNVQGDEPFIDTVSLSKLIEAFKNDVNEEIDLASLKVAMTNIKDIENPNNVKVITDTNDFAIYFSRSVIPFHRDKELSVTYYKHKGVYAFRKKALIDFYHTPMTPIEAAEKIECIRYLEVGKKIKMIETSVESIGIDTPEDLEKAKKIIENE; encoded by the coding sequence ATGAAGATAATAGCAATGATTCCTGCTCGTTATGAAGCGTCTCGTTTTCCAGGGAAATTGATGAAGGATTTAGGAGGTAAGCCAGTAATATTAAGAACTTATAAAGCAGCTGTTGATGCTAATTTATTTGATGAAGTTTACGTTGTGACAGATTCTGATGTTATTTATAAAACAATAACTGCTGAAGGCGGGAAGGTTCTAAAAAGTGTAAAAGCGCATGAGTGTGGTTCTGATAGAATTGCAGAGGCAGTAGAAGATTTAGATGTAGATATTGTTGTAAATGTACAAGGGGATGAACCATTTATAGATACGGTTTCATTATCTAAGTTAATTGAAGCTTTTAAGAATGATGTAAATGAAGAAATAGATTTAGCATCTTTAAAAGTTGCAATGACAAATATAAAAGATATTGAAAACCCTAATAATGTAAAAGTAATTACAGATACGAATGATTTTGCAATTTATTTTTCGAGAAGTGTAATTCCTTTTCATAGAGATAAAGAATTGAGTGTTACTTATTATAAGCATAAAGGTGTGTATGCTTTTAGAAAGAAAGCATTAATCGATTTTTATCATACACCAATGACACCGATTGAAGCAGCAGAAAAAATAGAGTGTATACGATATTTAGAGGTAGGTAAAAAAATAAAAATGATAGAAACTTCAGTAGAAAGTATTGGTATAGATACTCCTGAAGATTTAGAAAAAGCAAAAAAAATAATAGAAAATGAATAA
- a CDS encoding aminotransferase class III-fold pyridoxal phosphate-dependent enzyme codes for MNYDKIKITSQQAENILLQEFNINGKAKELPGEVDFNFRIKVEGEDLFILKISRPNENESYLDFQQKILQQVEKKGKDLLAPKVIKNKNGKTISNITDDFGNERKVRLLSWISGRVWSSVNPQLNELRYSLGEQCGKLTKALEGFEHLKGNRKFEWDVAQALWTTEYIHLFDKEEKTILQYFQDKFKKESSSYETLRKAVVHNDANDNNIIVSNSLVSPKVKAAIDYGDAIYTQIINDVAITCAYAIMHHNNPLQAALPIIKGYHASFSLNEEELKHLYTVIAMRLVISVTKSAINKQKEPDNTYLLISEKPAWEVLKKWMQVSSEFAEYSFRKACDYSAHPKEEEFKEWVSEQNVSFSALFPSIKKETIYPLDLSVASLWLGNTSEFNDLELFQFKLNQLQKEYTTKIIAGGYLEARSLYTSSDYDRVGNNGKESRTTHLGIDFWLPAETPIHSPFNATITTVTNNDKFKEYGGLIILKHKINTLEFYTLYGHLSKESLENKKVGDAIFKGDCIGYLGNSNENGSWASHLHFQVMLSMLNLENDFPGVAYYSEIDVWKSICPNPNLFFKSKILNQQTKQTNEELIAYRKEHLGKSLSLQYKVPVKMVRGNGVYLIDQYGNKYIDTVNNVAHVGHEHPAVVKAGQQQMAVLNTNSRYLHENINELAKELIATFPPELNVIHFVNSGSEANELAIRMIKANTGQCDIIASEVGYHGNSNMCIDISSYKFDGKGGKATPEHTHIIPLPDTFRGKYTDDDAVTKYAKEVLKQIVSIKEKGRNVGAFIIEPIISCGGQVELPKGFLAKVYEYIRNEGGLCISDEVQTGCGRMGETFWGFELHNVVPDIVTIGKPLGNGHPLAAVVCTQEVANKFSNGMEYFNTFGGNPVSCAIGTAVIQTVKREKLQENALVVGKYLKSELKKLANNYPIIGDVRGKGLFLGFELVDVDKKPLPEHASYLANRMKVHRILMSTDGPDNNVLKIKPPIIFSKENANELLFYLKKIIKEDFMMQFNS; via the coding sequence ATGAACTACGATAAAATAAAAATAACATCCCAACAAGCAGAAAATATATTATTACAAGAGTTTAATATAAATGGTAAAGCTAAAGAATTACCTGGTGAAGTTGATTTTAATTTTAGAATTAAAGTTGAAGGAGAAGATTTATTTATATTGAAAATATCTCGCCCAAATGAAAATGAAAGTTATTTAGATTTTCAACAAAAAATATTACAACAAGTTGAAAAAAAAGGAAAAGATTTACTTGCCCCAAAAGTAATTAAGAATAAAAACGGCAAAACAATATCTAATATAACAGATGATTTTGGAAACGAACGTAAGGTTCGTTTATTATCTTGGATTTCAGGAAGAGTTTGGAGTAGTGTAAACCCGCAATTAAACGAGTTAAGATATAGTTTAGGTGAACAATGCGGTAAGTTAACAAAAGCGTTAGAAGGTTTTGAGCATTTAAAAGGAAATAGAAAGTTTGAATGGGATGTAGCACAAGCACTTTGGACTACCGAGTATATCCATCTATTTGATAAAGAAGAAAAAACAATACTTCAATATTTTCAAGATAAATTTAAAAAAGAATCAAGTTCTTATGAAACATTAAGAAAAGCAGTAGTTCATAATGACGCTAACGATAACAATATTATTGTTTCAAATAGTCTTGTTAGCCCTAAAGTAAAAGCGGCGATTGATTATGGGGATGCTATTTACACACAAATAATTAATGATGTTGCCATTACTTGTGCCTATGCAATAATGCATCATAATAATCCATTACAGGCAGCTTTACCGATAATTAAAGGATATCATGCATCGTTTTCTTTAAATGAAGAAGAATTAAAGCATTTGTATACAGTAATTGCTATGCGTTTGGTGATTTCTGTTACAAAATCGGCAATTAATAAGCAAAAAGAACCAGATAATACGTATTTATTAATTTCTGAAAAACCAGCATGGGAAGTCTTGAAAAAATGGATGCAAGTGTCATCAGAATTTGCTGAATATTCATTCAGAAAAGCATGTGACTATTCAGCACACCCAAAAGAAGAAGAATTTAAAGAATGGGTTTCAGAACAAAATGTATCATTTTCGGCATTGTTTCCATCAATAAAAAAAGAAACAATTTATCCATTAGATTTAAGTGTAGCGAGTTTATGGTTAGGAAATACATCCGAATTTAACGATTTAGAATTATTTCAATTTAAATTAAATCAGTTACAAAAAGAATATACTACAAAAATAATAGCTGGCGGATATTTAGAAGCAAGATCGTTATATACATCTAGTGATTATGATCGTGTAGGTAATAACGGAAAAGAAAGCAGAACTACGCATTTGGGTATTGATTTTTGGTTGCCTGCTGAAACACCTATACATAGTCCGTTTAACGCAACTATTACAACAGTAACTAATAATGATAAATTTAAAGAATATGGAGGGCTTATAATTTTAAAACATAAAATTAATACTTTAGAGTTTTATACACTTTACGGACATTTATCAAAAGAAAGCTTAGAAAATAAAAAAGTAGGAGATGCTATTTTCAAAGGAGATTGTATAGGGTATTTAGGTAATTCAAACGAAAATGGTAGTTGGGCATCACATTTACACTTTCAAGTAATGTTATCTATGTTAAATTTAGAAAATGATTTTCCAGGAGTTGCTTATTATTCAGAAATAGATGTTTGGAAAAGTATTTGCCCTAACCCAAATTTGTTCTTTAAATCAAAAATATTAAATCAACAGACTAAACAAACCAATGAAGAATTAATAGCTTATAGAAAAGAGCATTTAGGTAAAAGTTTAAGTTTACAATATAAAGTACCTGTAAAAATGGTACGAGGTAATGGTGTTTATTTAATAGATCAATACGGAAATAAATATATAGATACAGTAAATAATGTAGCGCATGTAGGACATGAACATCCAGCAGTTGTAAAAGCAGGACAGCAACAAATGGCAGTTTTAAATACCAACTCTCGTTATTTACATGAAAACATTAACGAGCTAGCAAAAGAGTTAATAGCTACATTCCCACCAGAATTAAATGTAATACATTTTGTAAACTCAGGTTCTGAGGCAAATGAATTGGCAATACGAATGATAAAAGCTAATACAGGACAGTGTGATATTATCGCTTCAGAAGTTGGATATCATGGTAATTCTAATATGTGTATAGATATTTCCTCTTATAAATTTGATGGAAAAGGAGGGAAAGCAACTCCTGAACATACGCATATTATTCCTCTGCCAGATACATTTAGAGGAAAATACACCGATGATGATGCAGTAACTAAATATGCAAAAGAGGTATTAAAACAAATTGTTTCTATTAAAGAAAAGGGAAGAAATGTAGGAGCTTTTATTATAGAGCCTATTATATCTTGTGGTGGTCAGGTAGAGCTACCTAAGGGCTTTTTAGCAAAGGTTTATGAATACATCCGCAATGAAGGCGGTTTGTGTATTTCTGATGAAGTACAAACTGGTTGCGGCCGTATGGGAGAAACCTTTTGGGGTTTTGAATTACATAATGTAGTTCCTGATATTGTAACGATTGGTAAACCGTTAGGAAACGGACACCCTTTAGCGGCAGTTGTTTGTACACAAGAAGTAGCGAATAAATTTTCGAACGGAATGGAGTATTTTAATACGTTTGGAGGGAACCCTGTTTCTTGTGCTATTGGTACCGCAGTAATACAGACGGTTAAAAGAGAAAAATTACAAGAAAATGCATTAGTAGTTGGTAAGTATTTAAAAAGTGAATTAAAAAAATTAGCAAATAATTATCCAATAATAGGTGATGTTAGAGGTAAAGGATTGTTTTTAGGTTTTGAATTGGTAGATGTTGATAAAAAACCGTTACCAGAGCATGCTTCTTATTTGGCAAACAGAATGAAAGTTCATAGAATTTTAATGAGTACCGATGGACCTGATAATAATGTATTAAAAATAAAACCACCTATTATATTTTCTAAAGAAAATGCAAATGAGTTGCTATTTTATTTAAAAAAAATAATTAAAGAAGATTTTATGATGCAATTTAATAGTTGA
- a CDS encoding HAD family hydrolase, whose protein sequence is MNNIKVIAFDADDTLWVNETYFRDAENEFAKLLSGYETENKIHQELYKKEIDNLKIYGYGIKGFVLSMVECALELSNYKINQKTINRILEIGKEMLEKPINLLDGVEEVLKKLQGNYKLIVATKGDLLDQERKLDKSGILKYFHHTEVMSDKKEGDYLKLIKHLDIDASELLMIGNSLKSDILPLVEIGASAIHVPFHTTWAHEEVSEAQKTNTYSTVSNITEVLTFL, encoded by the coding sequence ATGAATAATATTAAAGTAATTGCTTTTGATGCCGATGATACGCTTTGGGTAAACGAAACTTATTTTAGAGACGCTGAAAATGAGTTTGCAAAACTCTTATCAGGTTATGAAACAGAAAATAAAATTCATCAAGAATTATATAAAAAAGAAATTGATAATCTTAAAATTTACGGTTACGGAATAAAAGGATTTGTATTATCTATGGTTGAATGTGCTTTAGAATTATCTAATTATAAAATTAATCAGAAAACAATAAATAGAATTCTTGAGATAGGAAAAGAAATGCTTGAAAAGCCTATTAATTTGTTAGATGGGGTAGAGGAGGTACTAAAAAAATTGCAAGGCAATTATAAATTAATTGTAGCAACTAAGGGAGACTTGTTAGATCAAGAAAGAAAATTAGATAAATCAGGTATTTTAAAGTATTTTCATCATACGGAAGTGATGAGTGATAAAAAAGAAGGTGATTATTTAAAATTGATTAAGCACTTAGATATTGATGCATCAGAACTATTGATGATTGGTAATTCATTAAAATCAGATATTTTACCATTGGTTGAGATAGGGGCTTCTGCAATTCATGTTCCATTTCATACAACCTGGGCTCACGAAGAAGTAAGTGAAGCGCAAAAAACAAATACGTACAGTACGGTATCAAATATTACAGAGGTGTTGACTTTTTTATAA
- the idi gene encoding isopentenyl-diphosphate Delta-isomerase, giving the protein MKEQVILVDEQDNPIGLMEKIEAHEKALLHRAFSVFIFNDKKELMLQQRAADKYHSPLLWTNTCCSHQRDGETNLEAGKRRLQEEMGFVSELTEVFSFIYKAPFDNGLTEHELDHVMIGSFNDEPSINKEEAESYKWMTLQAVKKDIEDNPEVYTAWFKIIFKESYDKLINA; this is encoded by the coding sequence ATGAAAGAACAAGTAATTTTAGTTGATGAGCAAGATAACCCGATTGGGTTAATGGAGAAGATTGAAGCTCATGAAAAAGCATTATTGCATAGAGCATTTTCTGTTTTTATTTTTAATGATAAGAAAGAATTAATGCTACAACAACGAGCAGCAGATAAATATCACTCTCCTTTATTATGGACAAATACTTGTTGTTCTCATCAAAGAGATGGAGAAACAAACCTAGAAGCAGGAAAAAGAAGGCTTCAAGAAGAAATGGGTTTTGTTAGTGAGTTAACGGAAGTTTTTTCTTTTATTTACAAAGCTCCTTTTGATAATGGATTAACAGAGCATGAATTAGATCATGTTATGATTGGAAGTTTTAATGACGAGCCTAGTATAAACAAAGAAGAGGCAGAATCTTATAAATGGATGACTTTACAAGCAGTAAAAAAAGACATTGAAGATAACCCTGAGGTATATACTGCTTGGTTTAAAATTATATTTAAAGAATCTTATGATAAATTAATAAATGCCTAA
- a CDS encoding peptidylprolyl isomerase: protein MNNGIYAKFTTPKGDILVNLEFEKTPGTVGNFVALAEGNLENEAKPQGTPYYNGLKFHRVIGDFMIQGGCPQGTGTGNPGYKFDDEFHPDLKHDAPGKLSMANAGPGTNGSQFFITHVATPHLDGNHTVFGSVIEGLNVVDAVAQGDSMDVEIVRVGETAEKFNAVEAFRSFEGSREKREVEEKAKQTELLDSVANGYDETPTGLRYKILQNGDGKQATKGANVSVHYKGQLLDGTVFDSSYKRKQPIDFAIGMGQVIAGWDEGIQLLKVGDKARFVIPSDLAYGAAGAGGVIPPNATLIFDVELMDVK, encoded by the coding sequence ATGAATAACGGAATTTACGCAAAGTTTACTACGCCTAAAGGCGATATTTTAGTTAATTTAGAATTTGAAAAAACTCCTGGAACTGTAGGTAACTTTGTTGCTTTAGCAGAAGGAAATTTAGAAAATGAAGCAAAACCACAAGGAACTCCTTATTATAACGGATTAAAGTTTCACCGTGTAATTGGTGATTTTATGATTCAAGGTGGTTGTCCACAAGGAACGGGAACGGGAAACCCTGGTTATAAATTTGATGATGAATTTCATCCTGATTTAAAGCATGATGCTCCAGGTAAATTATCTATGGCTAATGCAGGACCTGGTACTAATGGTTCTCAGTTTTTTATTACTCATGTAGCAACTCCACATTTAGATGGTAACCATACTGTTTTTGGTAGTGTTATTGAAGGACTAAATGTAGTTGATGCAGTAGCGCAAGGAGATAGTATGGATGTTGAAATTGTTCGTGTAGGTGAAACTGCTGAAAAATTCAATGCTGTTGAAGCTTTTAGATCTTTTGAAGGATCTCGTGAAAAACGTGAAGTTGAAGAAAAAGCAAAACAAACAGAATTGTTAGATTCTGTTGCTAATGGTTACGATGAAACACCAACTGGTTTACGTTATAAAATTTTACAAAACGGTGATGGTAAACAAGCTACTAAAGGAGCTAACGTTTCTGTACATTATAAAGGACAATTATTAGACGGTACTGTATTTGACTCTTCATACAAACGTAAGCAACCAATCGATTTTGCTATTGGTATGGGACAAGTTATTGCTGGTTGGGACGAAGGAATCCAATTATTAAAAGTTGGAGACAAAGCAAGGTTTGTGATTCCTTCAGACTTAGCTTATGGCGCTGCTGGTGCTGGAGGAGTAATTCCACCAAATGCAACTTTAATTTTTGATGTTGAATTAATGGATGTAAAATAA
- a CDS encoding peptide chain release factor 3: MSFLEEIQKRRTFGIISHPDAGKTTLTEKLLLFGGAIQEAGAVKNNKIKKGATSDFMEIERQRGISVATSVLAFIYKDKKINILDTPGHKDFAEDTFRTLTAVDSVIVVIDVAKGVEPQTEKLVEVCRMRKIPMLVFINKLDREGKDAFDLLDEVEQKLGLRVTPMSFPIGMGYDFKGIYNIWEKKLNLFSGDNKTKISEAVEFDDLSNPKLDEIIGETAAETLREESELVYEVYPKFNQQEYLAGDLQPVFFGSALNNFGVKELLDAFIEIAPEPQPKKAEERLVDSKEEKLTGFVFKIHANMDPKHRDRLAFIKIVSGTFKRNSPYLHVRNGKKMKFSSPNAFFAEKKQIVDESFPGDIVGVHDTGNFKIGDTLTEGEQLNFKGIPSFSPEHFRYVNNADPMKSKQLYKGLDQLMDEGVAQLFTMDINGRKIVGTVGALQYEVIQYRLEHEYGAKCTYENIAVHKACWVEAEDEKNDEFKEFKRVKQRYLAKDKEGKMVFLADSSFTLQMTQSKYPTVKLHLTSEFE, encoded by the coding sequence ATGAGTTTTTTAGAAGAAATACAAAAAAGACGTACATTCGGAATTATATCACACCCCGATGCTGGTAAAACTACTTTAACAGAAAAATTATTATTATTTGGTGGAGCGATTCAGGAAGCTGGTGCTGTGAAAAATAATAAGATAAAAAAAGGTGCGACTTCCGATTTTATGGAAATAGAACGTCAGCGTGGTATTTCTGTCGCTACTTCTGTATTAGCCTTCATTTATAAAGATAAAAAAATAAATATCTTAGATACCCCTGGTCACAAGGATTTTGCGGAAGACACATTTAGAACTTTAACTGCTGTAGATAGTGTTATTGTTGTAATTGATGTTGCCAAAGGTGTTGAACCTCAAACCGAAAAATTGGTTGAAGTTTGTAGAATGCGTAAAATACCAATGTTAGTATTCATTAATAAATTAGATCGTGAAGGTAAAGATGCTTTCGATTTATTAGATGAAGTTGAACAAAAATTAGGTTTACGTGTTACTCCTATGAGTTTTCCTATAGGAATGGGATATGATTTTAAAGGGATTTATAATATTTGGGAAAAAAAATTGAACCTTTTTTCTGGAGATAATAAAACAAAAATATCAGAAGCTGTTGAGTTTGATGATCTTTCTAATCCAAAATTAGATGAAATCATTGGTGAAACCGCTGCTGAAACGTTACGAGAAGAATCAGAATTAGTATACGAAGTGTACCCTAAATTTAATCAACAAGAATATTTAGCAGGAGATTTACAACCCGTTTTCTTTGGCTCTGCTTTAAATAATTTTGGAGTAAAAGAATTGTTAGATGCTTTTATTGAAATTGCACCTGAACCACAACCTAAAAAGGCTGAAGAACGTTTAGTAGATTCGAAAGAAGAAAAACTAACCGGTTTCGTATTTAAGATCCATGCAAATATGGATCCTAAACATAGAGACAGACTTGCTTTTATTAAAATTGTTTCTGGAACCTTTAAAAGAAACTCTCCCTACCTACACGTTCGTAACGGTAAGAAGATGAAATTCTCGAGTCCGAATGCCTTTTTTGCAGAAAAGAAACAAATTGTTGATGAATCTTTTCCTGGTGACATTGTTGGTGTACATGATACAGGAAACTTTAAAATTGGTGATACTTTAACAGAAGGAGAACAATTAAACTTTAAAGGAATTCCAAGTTTCTCTCCAGAACATTTCCGTTATGTAAATAATGCTGACCCGATGAAATCTAAACAACTATACAAAGGTTTAGACCAATTAATGGATGAAGGTGTAGCGCAGTTATTTACTATGGATATAAACGGTCGTAAAATTGTAGGTACCGTTGGTGCTTTACAATACGAAGTAATTCAATATCGTTTAGAGCATGAATACGGAGCTAAATGTACTTATGAAAACATCGCTGTACATAAAGCTTGCTGGGTAGAAGCTGAAGATGAAAAAAATGACGAATTCAAAGAATTTAAGCGCGTTAAGCAACGTTATCTAGCAAAGGATAAAGAAGGTAAAATGGTGTTTCTAGCAGATTCTTCTTTTACGTTGCAAATGACACAAAGTAAATATCCTACAGTAAAACTGCATTTAACGAGTGAGTTTGAATAA
- a CDS encoding 6-carboxytetrahydropterin synthase, with protein MPKVTVHRKAHFNAAHRLFNPKWSDEKNFEVFGKCSNPNYHGHNYELIVSLRGEIDKETGFVYDLGKLRELIKTKVENVLDHKNLNIEVEEFKSLNPTAENISVVIFNKLRVSIPENLDLEITLYETPRNYVTYNGT; from the coding sequence ATGCCTAAAGTAACAGTACATAGAAAAGCGCATTTTAACGCAGCTCATAGACTATTTAATCCAAAATGGTCTGATGAAAAAAACTTTGAAGTTTTTGGTAAATGTAGTAACCCCAATTATCATGGTCATAATTATGAATTAATTGTTTCTTTAAGAGGAGAAATAGATAAAGAAACAGGGTTTGTTTATGATTTAGGAAAGTTAAGGGAATTGATTAAAACAAAAGTAGAAAATGTTCTAGATCATAAAAACTTAAATATAGAAGTAGAGGAGTTTAAAAGTTTAAATCCTACAGCCGAAAATATATCTGTAGTAATCTTTAATAAATTACGTGTAAGTATTCCTGAAAATTTAGACTTAGAAATTACATTATATGAAACACCACGAAATTACGTAACTTATAACGGAACATAA
- a CDS encoding DUF4440 domain-containing protein, protein MNKIYVCIIFIMLSLNSFAQKNNEANDKKEILSIMKKQEKAWSNHDLEGFMKGYWKSDSLKFYGSNGLTYGWKKTLANYKKGYPTKDHSGVLKFKVNDISKINVDAYFVMGAYHLTRKVGDANGVFMIIFKKIKGKWKIIADTSC, encoded by the coding sequence ATGAATAAAATATACGTATGCATAATATTTATAATGTTGTCATTAAATAGTTTTGCGCAAAAAAATAATGAAGCTAATGATAAAAAAGAAATTTTATCAATAATGAAAAAGCAAGAAAAAGCTTGGTCTAATCATGACTTAGAAGGTTTTATGAAAGGGTATTGGAAAAGTGATTCATTGAAGTTTTATGGCAGTAATGGATTAACGTACGGTTGGAAAAAGACTTTAGCAAATTATAAAAAAGGATATCCAACTAAAGATCACTCAGGCGTATTAAAATTTAAAGTAAATGATATTTCTAAAATAAATGTAGATGCTTATTTCGTTATGGGAGCATATCATTTAACGCGTAAGGTTGGTGATGCAAATGGGGTGTTTATGATTATCTTCAAAAAGATAAAAGGTAAATGGAAAATAATAGCAGATACTTCTTGTTAA
- a CDS encoding type I phosphomannose isomerase catalytic subunit has product MINQLLRFEPILKSKIWGGEKLQTLLNKKSDKKDIGESWEISDVDGDVSIISNGDLKGVSLKDLIKEFKQDVLGEKVYHIFQEKFPLLIKFIDAKKKLSLQVHPNDVLAQRRHNSLGKTEMWYIVNSDKKSKMIVGFSEETDKKSFLETINSGNELELLNIDYVKKGDTFLVPAGRIHAIGKGILLAEIQETSDVTYRISDWNRKDVNGRKRDLHLDLALDAIDYSAKSNYKAEYQKKKNNPSNIVDCKYFTTNFLHLTKNYTVEHFDKDSFVIYMCVEGTAIFKYENQQEKLEMGETILIPACIKKVDIIVANAKLLEVYIK; this is encoded by the coding sequence ATGATAAACCAACTACTAAGATTTGAACCAATTTTGAAATCTAAAATTTGGGGAGGAGAGAAATTACAAACTTTACTGAATAAGAAATCTGATAAAAAAGATATTGGTGAAAGCTGGGAGATTTCTGATGTAGATGGAGATGTTTCTATAATTAGTAATGGTGATTTAAAGGGAGTAAGTTTAAAAGATCTTATAAAGGAATTTAAACAAGATGTTTTAGGAGAAAAGGTTTATCATATCTTTCAAGAAAAATTCCCGTTATTAATTAAGTTTATTGATGCTAAGAAAAAATTAAGCTTACAAGTACATCCTAATGATGTTTTAGCGCAAAGAAGACATAATTCTTTAGGTAAAACAGAAATGTGGTATATTGTTAATTCAGATAAAAAATCAAAAATGATTGTTGGTTTTTCTGAAGAAACAGATAAAAAATCTTTTTTAGAAACTATAAATTCAGGTAATGAGTTAGAGTTACTTAATATTGATTATGTAAAAAAAGGAGATACTTTTTTAGTGCCAGCAGGAAGAATACATGCAATAGGGAAAGGTATTTTATTAGCAGAGATACAAGAAACTTCTGATGTTACTTATCGAATATCTGATTGGAATAGAAAAGATGTAAATGGAAGAAAGAGAGATTTACATTTAGACCTAGCATTAGATGCTATTGATTACTCTGCAAAATCAAATTATAAGGCCGAATATCAAAAGAAAAAAAATAACCCGTCGAATATTGTAGACTGTAAATATTTCACAACCAATTTCTTACACTTAACAAAGAACTATACAGTAGAACATTTTGATAAGGATAGTTTTGTTATTTATATGTGTGTGGAAGGAACAGCAATATTTAAGTATGAAAACCAGCAAGAAAAGTTAGAAATGGGGGAAACTATTTTAATTCCTGCATGTATAAAAAAGGTAGATATTATTGTTGCAAATGCTAAACTTTTAGAAGTTTATATAAAGTAA
- a CDS encoding energy transducer TonB, whose amino-acid sequence MKFPILVAAMFVSMIAVAQQEVCENPDESIADPNSITKCAIKDGKDGGKKQLSIEVSTRRRVVRKKNETVSAIGGTSTSQKVANIKKNTLLVGKLELEDNSETIERIPFNLVEEIPLFKKCNNVPLIKQAKCFENQMSKHIMRNFRYPQDAIDGGIQGRILVQFTINEQGDVDGIQMRGPKDAASLEKEASRIVSKLPKFIPGKHNGKSVKVKYGIPITFRHPDASKVAKKKVVRKTVIKKPINKVAKKEKLITDFIKFDEVQSIPQFKACLKVSDVQKVNCFNERMVSHIQRNFNYPEAAAIQNIEGKVWVRFIIQKDGKVSNIRMRGPKNGQLLEQEAKRMVTKLSKFVPGKQNGELANVEYYIPINFTLQSSENK is encoded by the coding sequence ATGAAATTCCCCATATTAGTAGCAGCTATGTTTGTATCAATGATAGCCGTTGCACAACAAGAAGTTTGTGAAAACCCTGATGAATCAATTGCTGATCCTAATAGTATTACAAAGTGTGCTATTAAAGATGGTAAAGATGGGGGAAAGAAACAATTATCAATCGAGGTCTCTACTAGAAGACGTGTCGTTCGTAAAAAAAACGAAACTGTTTCTGCTATTGGGGGAACAAGTACTTCTCAAAAAGTTGCTAACATTAAGAAAAACACTTTATTAGTTGGTAAACTTGAATTAGAAGATAATTCTGAAACTATTGAAAGAATTCCGTTTAACCTTGTTGAAGAAATTCCTTTATTTAAAAAGTGTAATAACGTTCCATTGATAAAACAAGCAAAATGTTTTGAAAATCAAATGTCAAAACATATCATGCGTAACTTTAGATATCCTCAAGATGCTATTGATGGAGGTATACAAGGTAGAATATTGGTTCAGTTTACAATAAATGAACAAGGTGATGTAGATGGTATTCAAATGAGAGGTCCTAAAGATGCTGCTTCTCTAGAAAAAGAAGCTAGTAGAATTGTAAGTAAATTACCAAAATTTATTCCTGGTAAACATAATGGTAAATCTGTAAAAGTTAAATATGGAATTCCAATTACTTTTAGACATCCTGATGCTTCTAAAGTTGCAAAGAAAAAAGTAGTAAGAAAAACAGTAATAAAGAAACCTATAAATAAAGTTGCTAAAAAAGAAAAATTAATTACTGATTTTATAAAATTTGATGAAGTTCAAAGCATACCTCAATTTAAAGCTTGTTTAAAAGTTTCTGATGTTCAAAAAGTTAATTGTTTTAACGAAAGAATGGTTAGCCATATTCAAAGAAACTTTAATTACCCAGAAGCTGCTGCAATACAAAATATTGAAGGGAAAGTTTGGGTTCGTTTTATTATACAGAAAGACGGTAAAGTAAGTAATATAAGAATGAGAGGCCCTAAAAATGGTCAATTATTAGAACAAGAAGCTAAAAGAATGGTTACTAAACTTTCTAAATTCGTTCCAGGTAAACAAAATGGAGAACTTGCTAATGTTGAATACTATATACCTATAAATTTCACATTACAATCATCTGAAAATAAATAA